In Bythopirellula goksoeyrii, a single window of DNA contains:
- a CDS encoding carbohydrate kinase family protein, with product MKRHTIVGIGEILWDVFPDCSRFGGAPANFACSAAGLGRERVGVHMVSSVGTDDLGTRAVAALGHRSVGTSYVESQDKPTGQVRVELDEMGRANYEFASDTAWDNLIWSDDLAELARRTDACCFGTLGQRSERSCATIQKFVSSTASSKLRVFDVNLRPPFVSDAVLLDSLRLANVLKLNDEELPVVAELCGLSGTNQDVMRQLAERFELRAVALTRGAEGAVLLRGSQVSEHAGVKTNVVDTVGAGDAFTAALSLGLLDRSNLQEINEAACSAAAFVCSQSGATPHMSPLNDYSRCMKT from the coding sequence TTGAAACGTCACACGATCGTTGGAATCGGTGAAATCCTGTGGGATGTTTTTCCGGATTGTTCGCGGTTCGGTGGAGCGCCTGCGAATTTTGCTTGCAGCGCGGCTGGACTTGGACGCGAACGGGTTGGCGTTCATATGGTAAGTAGCGTCGGCACGGATGACTTAGGGACTCGCGCGGTGGCTGCACTTGGCCATCGTAGCGTTGGTACTTCATACGTCGAATCGCAGGACAAACCAACGGGACAAGTTCGAGTTGAGTTAGACGAAATGGGCCGCGCGAACTATGAATTCGCGTCTGATACGGCCTGGGACAATCTCATCTGGTCAGATGATTTGGCGGAGCTTGCACGGCGAACGGACGCTTGTTGCTTCGGCACACTTGGCCAGCGTAGCGAACGCTCGTGTGCAACGATCCAGAAGTTCGTTTCGTCCACGGCGTCATCCAAGCTACGTGTCTTCGACGTGAACCTACGACCGCCATTCGTTTCCGATGCCGTTCTGCTTGACTCGCTCAGGCTTGCAAACGTTTTGAAGTTGAACGACGAAGAGCTGCCGGTGGTTGCGGAGCTTTGTGGTTTGTCGGGAACGAACCAAGACGTGATGCGGCAGCTTGCAGAGCGTTTTGAACTTCGCGCGGTTGCTCTCACCCGTGGAGCAGAAGGCGCGGTTTTGTTGCGGGGTAGCCAAGTCAGCGAGCACGCTGGGGTGAAGACAAACGTCGTTGACACTGTGGGCGCAGGTGACGCGTTCACGGCTGCGTTGTCTCTTGGACTGCTTGACCGAAGCAACTTGCAAGAAATCAATGAAGCGGCGTGTTCGGCGGCAGCCTTCGTTTGTTCACAAAGCGGCGCCACGCCGCATATGTCGCCGCTGAACGATTACTCAAGGTGTATGAAAACATGA
- a CDS encoding PQQ-binding-like beta-propeller repeat protein, translated as MNGVLRVTLAGVLQAAIVIVANAEDWPQWQGAIRDGKSNEMGLLTSWDEGGPPRQWLYQDCGYGFGGPAIVGDRLYIMGTRHGEEFLFCLDTETGSELFKTKIGALYENDWGDGPRGTPTVVDGKIYALAARGNLACVNASTGEEIWSTSLLDIGGKIPEWGYAESPLVLEDRVLCTPGGSDGAIVALDRANGQVIWRCEDLSEEAHYSSLVLAEDGGRRIAVQLLASQLVGVDPEHGELLWSLPWGGTVAVVPTPTVRGKEVYASSGYGAGCMLIRLNGSAEPEVIFSNKLMSNHHGGIIRLDDYVYGYADGKGWLCQSCANGKRVWREREAFGKGAISYADGHFYCLSEDDGEVALVEPSPDGWEERGRFRLSPQTELRKPEGKIWTHPVIANGRLYLRDLEYVFCYDIQDKTRSSIKADGP; from the coding sequence ATGAACGGGGTATTGAGAGTCACTTTAGCCGGGGTGCTTCAAGCCGCGATTGTAATCGTAGCAAATGCGGAGGATTGGCCGCAGTGGCAGGGGGCCATTCGCGATGGCAAATCGAACGAGATGGGACTGCTCACCTCGTGGGACGAGGGGGGACCTCCACGTCAATGGCTCTATCAAGACTGCGGGTACGGTTTCGGGGGCCCAGCAATTGTCGGCGATCGCCTCTATATCATGGGCACGCGTCATGGTGAAGAATTCTTGTTTTGCTTAGACACCGAAACTGGAAGTGAGCTATTCAAAACAAAGATCGGGGCATTGTACGAGAACGACTGGGGCGATGGTCCTAGAGGTACACCAACAGTCGTCGACGGCAAAATCTACGCGCTTGCCGCCAGGGGAAACCTGGCGTGCGTAAACGCCAGCACCGGCGAGGAAATATGGTCGACCTCGCTACTAGATATTGGCGGCAAGATCCCTGAGTGGGGATATGCCGAATCACCCTTGGTGCTAGAGGACCGAGTACTCTGTACTCCGGGCGGATCTGATGGAGCGATCGTCGCGCTCGACCGTGCAAATGGGCAGGTCATTTGGAGGTGCGAAGACCTCTCTGAAGAAGCACACTACTCTTCGCTAGTCCTGGCGGAGGATGGCGGGCGTCGTATCGCGGTTCAGCTCTTGGCTTCGCAGTTAGTGGGTGTTGACCCTGAGCATGGCGAGCTGCTTTGGAGCCTGCCTTGGGGCGGTACGGTGGCTGTCGTCCCTACGCCAACTGTCAGAGGCAAGGAAGTCTATGCGTCTTCTGGATATGGAGCGGGCTGTATGCTAATCCGCCTCAATGGCTCCGCCGAGCCGGAGGTAATTTTCTCCAACAAACTGATGAGCAATCACCACGGTGGAATTATTCGGTTGGACGATTACGTCTACGGGTACGCCGATGGCAAGGGATGGCTATGTCAGTCCTGCGCCAATGGCAAGCGGGTATGGCGTGAGCGAGAAGCCTTCGGTAAGGGGGCCATCAGTTATGCCGACGGACATTTCTATTGTCTCAGCGAAGATGACGGTGAGGTCGCCTTGGTTGAACCATCGCCCGACGGGTGGGAAGAACGCGGGCGTTTTCGCCTTTCGCCACAGACCGAGCTGCGTAAGCCAGAAGGCAAGATCTGGACCCACCCTGTAATTGCCAACGGTCGACTTTATCTCCGAGACCTGGAGTACGTCTTTTGCTACGACATACAAGACAAGACGCGTAGTTCGATTAAGGCAGATGGACCTTAG
- a CDS encoding GH32 C-terminal domain-containing protein, which produces MKKKHEVMRAGFVAAGLAAMLSLTAPVFAQEDVHEGIEREVVLDEKYILLPVENEAPDKILSLVVDGKKVRELVINLARDKTDWWAFIETKEFAGKRATLRAERLTAEQLDSFFAIRVDSTYPGEDEVYQEKLRPQLHFSSKRGWNNDPNGMMYYGGEYHLFYQHNPYGWDWGNMTWGHAVSTDLVHWEEIGDALQLDEYGTMFSGSGVVDWNNTTGFQTGDEPPLITIYTNAGDASPWSEGKPFTQGVAYSNDRGRTWTKHDQPVQGHINEGNRDPKVIWWEETKEWVIVLFLSDNRMAFFRSPDLKRWELQSVLKSFHECPELFQLAVDGDEDNKKWILYGGAGDYFIGDFDGSHYKPEGGEIKFNYGDCFYASQTFSDIPKEDGRRIQMTWGTNDSPGMPFNQMIGFPVVLTLHTTDEGLRMFANPVKEIEKLYANEHEWTDVPIPADQSVPAPGIEGELFDIEAVLDIGDAEEIGLSIRGEEIIYNVEDEELVFGESRAPLKAKDGSIRLRCIVDRTSIEIFANGGQIYMPCKLRADDANRSIAAFARGGAATATSIELRELNSIWK; this is translated from the coding sequence ATGAAGAAAAAACACGAAGTAATGCGGGCAGGATTCGTGGCCGCAGGTCTGGCTGCAATGCTCTCTCTAACAGCGCCGGTCTTCGCTCAGGAAGATGTCCATGAGGGAATCGAACGGGAAGTAGTGCTAGATGAAAAGTACATCCTACTGCCCGTTGAGAATGAAGCTCCGGATAAAATCCTTTCACTGGTGGTTGACGGTAAGAAGGTACGCGAACTGGTGATTAACCTTGCCAGAGACAAGACAGATTGGTGGGCATTTATCGAGACAAAAGAATTCGCAGGTAAAAGGGCTACACTAAGAGCGGAACGACTCACTGCCGAGCAGTTGGACAGCTTTTTTGCCATTCGTGTGGACAGTACTTATCCCGGGGAGGATGAAGTCTACCAAGAGAAATTGCGCCCGCAGCTTCACTTCAGTTCCAAACGAGGCTGGAACAATGATCCTAACGGCATGATGTACTACGGTGGAGAATATCATTTGTTTTACCAGCACAATCCATACGGTTGGGATTGGGGCAATATGACGTGGGGCCATGCTGTCAGCACCGACTTGGTCCATTGGGAGGAAATTGGTGATGCCCTCCAACTTGATGAGTATGGAACCATGTTCTCAGGCTCAGGCGTTGTCGATTGGAACAACACGACCGGTTTCCAAACAGGTGATGAACCGCCATTGATTACCATTTACACCAATGCCGGTGACGCAAGTCCGTGGTCCGAAGGGAAGCCTTTTACGCAGGGCGTCGCTTATAGTAACGACCGTGGTCGCACGTGGACAAAGCACGATCAACCGGTACAGGGCCACATCAATGAAGGCAATCGCGATCCGAAGGTCATCTGGTGGGAAGAAACAAAAGAATGGGTAATTGTCCTTTTCTTGAGCGACAATCGCATGGCGTTCTTCCGTTCTCCAGACTTGAAGCGATGGGAGCTTCAGAGTGTACTCAAGTCCTTTCATGAGTGCCCGGAATTGTTCCAATTGGCAGTGGATGGCGATGAAGACAACAAGAAATGGATCCTTTATGGGGGTGCAGGAGATTACTTCATCGGTGATTTCGATGGAAGTCATTACAAACCAGAAGGCGGAGAGATTAAGTTCAATTATGGCGACTGCTTCTACGCTTCTCAGACATTCAGTGATATTCCCAAGGAAGATGGCCGACGCATTCAAATGACATGGGGAACGAACGACTCACCAGGCATGCCATTCAACCAGATGATCGGTTTTCCCGTAGTATTGACGCTGCATACTACGGATGAAGGTCTTCGCATGTTTGCGAATCCTGTGAAGGAAATCGAGAAGCTGTATGCAAATGAGCATGAGTGGACAGATGTCCCTATCCCTGCAGACCAAAGTGTCCCGGCACCCGGCATTGAAGGTGAACTCTTCGACATCGAAGCGGTTCTCGACATCGGTGATGCGGAAGAAATTGGATTGAGTATTCGAGGTGAAGAAATTATCTACAACGTCGAAGATGAGGAACTGGTTTTTGGTGAATCAAGAGCCCCCCTCAAGGCAAAAGATGGGAGCATTCGCCTGCGGTGTATCGTGGATCGCACATCGATAGAGATTTTTGCGAACGGCGGACAGATCTACATGCCATGTAAATTACGCGCTGATGATGCCAACAGGAGTATTGCGGCCTTCGCACGCGGTGGTGCTGCTACGGCCACATCAATAGAGTTACGGGAACTTAATTCCATTTGGAAATAG